A window of Lepidochelys kempii isolate rLepKem1 chromosome 1, rLepKem1.hap2, whole genome shotgun sequence contains these coding sequences:
- the LOC140911554 gene encoding olfactory receptor 52K2-like, whose amino-acid sequence MSDSNTTDFTNPSTFILLGIPGLEMDHVWISIPFSTMYIIAMLGNFTTLVIVKTEPSLHGPMYYFLCMLAVSDLVLSTSTLPKMLSIFWFNSREIDFSACLTQMYFIHSFLVMDSGILVAMALDRYVAICHPLRHSTILTNFVVGKIGLAVVLRGGMLVLPYPFLTRQWPYCRTTIIPNTYCEHMAVVKLACADTHISNYYSLSVAFLVTGLDVFFIAVSYIQILRAIFSLPTKDARLKTFGTCGSHLFVILTSYIPVVFSFLMHRFGDNVAVHFHVLMSNAYLLMPPMLHPIIYGVRTKQIRDRLLRLLTPKGT is encoded by the coding sequence ATGTCTGATTCCAACACAACcgacttcaccaacccctccaccttcatcctgctgggcattcctggcctggagaTGGACCacgtctggatctccatccccttctccacCATGTATATCATAGCCATGTTGGGGAACTTCACCACCCTGGTCATTGTGAAGACGGAGCCGAGCCTCCAtgggcccatgtactatttcctctgcatgctggctgTCAGCGACCTGGTCCTGTCTACATCCACCCtgcccaaaatgctgagcatcttctggttcaattccagggagatcgatttcagtgcctgcctcacccagatgtacttCATTCATAGCTTCTTAGTGATGGACTCTGGGATCCTAGTGGCCATGGCTTTGGACCGCTATGTGGCCATCTGccatcccctgagacattccaccatCCTGACAAACTTTGTGGTGGGCAAGATTGGCCTGGCCGTGGTGCTGCGTGGTGGCATGCTCGTACTGCCCTATCCCTTTCTGACAAGACagtggccatattgcagaaccaCCATCATCCCCAACACGTACTGCGAGCACATGGCTGTGGTGAAGCTGGCCTGTGCCGACACCCACATCAGTAATTACTACAGCCTCTCTGTGGCATTCTTGGTGACAGGTCTGGATGTGTTTTTTATTGCTGTGTCGTATATCCAGATTCTCAGGGCCATCTTCAGTCTACCCACAAAGGATGCCCGGCTCAAGACTTTTGGGACCTGCGGCTCCCACCTATTTGTCATTTTAACCTCTTACATCCCAGTTGTCTTCTCCTTCCTCATGCACCGGTTTGGTGACAATGTGGCGGTACATTTCCATGTTCTCATGTCCAATGCGTACCTTCTAATGCCCCCCATGCTGCACCCCATCATCTACGGGGTGAGGACCAAACAGATCCGGGACAGGTTGCTCCGGCTACTTACTCCTAAAGGAACCTAA
- the LOC140912727 gene encoding olfactory receptor 52M1-like, producing MSDSNKTDFTNPSTFILLGIPGLEAAHVWISIPFSTMYIIAVLGNFIILFIVKTEPSLHGPMYYFLCMLAVTDLVLSTSTLPKMLSIFWFNSREIDFSSCLTQMYFIHSFLVMESGIFVAMAYDRYVAICDPLRHSTILTNLVVAKIGLAVVLRGGMVVLPYPFLARQWPYCRTNIIPHSYCAHIAVVKLACGDTRVSSYYGLFVVLCVRGLDMIFIAVSYIQILRAIFSLPTKDARLKALGTCTSHLCAILTFYIPVLFSSLTHRFGQNVPLHFHILVANMYLLVPPTLNPIIYGVRTKQIRGRLLRLFTHKGISSFFLVLWLSD from the coding sequence atgtcagattccaacaaaaccgacttcaccaacccctccaccttcatcctgctgggcattcctggcctagAGGCGGCccatgtctggatctccatccccttctccacCATGTACATCATAGCCGTCTTGGGAAACTTCATCATCCTGTTCATCGTCAAGACAGAACCAAGCCTCCAtgggcccatgtactatttcctctgcatgctggccgTCACCGACCTGGTCCTGTCTACATCCACCCtgcccaaaatgctgagcatcttctggttcaattccagggagatcgATTTCAGttcctgcctcacccagatgtacttCATTCACTCCTTCCTCGTGATGGAGTCTGGGATCTTCGTGGCCATGGCATATgatcgctacgtggccatctgtgatcccctgagacattccaccatCCTGACAAACCTCGTGGTGGCCAAGATTGGACTGGCCGTGGTACTCCGTGGCGGCATGGTCGTACTGCCCTACCCCTTCCTGGCAAGGCagtggccatattgcagaaccaacatcatCCCCCACTCGTACTGCGCACATATAGCCGTGGTGAAGCTGGCCTGTGGCGACACCCGCGTCAGTAGTTACTACGGCCTCTTTGTAGTACTCTGTGTGAGGGGTCTGGATATGATTTTTATCGCTGTGTCCTATAtccagatcctcagggccatcttcagcctccccacGAAGGACGCCCGGCTCAAGGCTTTGGGGACCTGCACCTCCCACCTCTGTGCCatcttaaccttttacatcccagttctcttctcctccctcacaCACCGGTTTGGCCAAAATGTGCCCCTGCATTTCCACATTCTCGTTGCCAACATGTACCTCCTGGTGCCCCCCACACTCAACCCCATCATCTACGGTGTGAGGACCAAACAGATCCGGGGCAGGCTACTCCGGCTCTTCACTCATAAAGGGATTTCAAGTTTTTTCCTGGTGCTCTGGCTCTCAGACTGa